One part of the Torulaspora delbrueckii CBS 1146 chromosome 8, complete genome genome encodes these proteins:
- the CNE1 gene encoding calnexin (similar to Saccharomyces cerevisiae CNE1 (YAL058W); ancestral locus Anc_7.5) produces the protein MWLISCALASLALAVDVEGPTLDFNSRDLTLSKDSFWEDFQTYNDKRPLEESWIVSESLGQDPSTGESTRRYKGEWDVQEPYNLKALKGDRALTLKNSGVAAMIGRVLPQPIECTADSDLVVQYEVQLQNDLKCGGAFVKLLPEVSPSELREYAGTSPILELLFGPDMCPPYTDEIHLGIKKTNPYSMAPELKLLKEAPLSSLSDTAIAHLYTLILKGSTGEYEIRVDGSVTKAGRLLDEGAFSPGFNPPKYIPDPNEEKPTEWDDLKLVPDPNVKKPDDWNESEPLLIPDDIEEKPADWDESMPVIVPDSSRERPEWWDDEHDGEWIAPMIENPACGEISGCGEWEPSLIDNPNYKGPWEPPLIENPNYQGVWQAKNIRNPNYFEDSAPAKLENKIGAIVFEFWSGTSNLLIDNIYIGKHIDEAEFLGNSTFAAKRALQDKQNEHRLGAKKPQSPPPTLDGSPNFYDQVIDFILTHVSPSTAILTIITTIIGLLTLGKRKPQPPKKTETRKSE, from the coding sequence ATGTGGCTGATCTCATGCGCTTTGGCGTCCTTAGCACTAGCCGTAGATGTCGAGGGTCCAACACTTGACTTCAACTCTCGGGATTTGACCTTGAGTAAGGACTCATTCTGGGAGGACTTTCAAACTTACAACGATAAGAGGCCATTAGAGGAGAGTTGGATAGTTTCAGAATCCCTTGGTCAGGATCCATCTACCGGTGAGTCTACAAGAAGGTATAAGGGAGAATGGGATGTACAAGAACCAtacaatttgaaagctttaaaGGGCGATAGGGCATTGACCTTAAAAAATTCTGGCGTTGCAGCAATGATTGGAAGAGTACTGCCACAACCTATTGAATGTACTGCTGATTCAGATCTGGTGGTACAATATGAAGTTCAATTGCAGAACGACTTGAAATGTGGAGGTGCCTTCGTGAAGTTGTTACCTGAAGTCTCTCCAAGTGAGCTACGTGAGTATGCAGGTACTTCTCCAATTCTAGAGTTGTTATTTGGACCAGATATGTGTCCACCATACACTGATGAAATTCATCTCGGAATCAAGAAGACCAACCCTTATTCAATGGCTCCCGAGCTAAAGTTGTTAAAAGAAGCACCATTATCGAGCTTGAGTGATACAGCCATCGCTCACTTGTACACTTTAATACTCAAGGGATCCACTGGTGAATACGAAATCAGAGTTGATGGATCTGTTACGAAAGCGGGACgccttcttgatgaaggcGCTTTCTCACCTGGATTTAACCCACCAAAATATATACCAGACCCAAACGAGGAGAAACCAACTGAATGGGATGACCTTAAACTCGTGCCTGATCCTAATGTGAAGAAGCCAGACGATTGGAACGAGTCGGAACCTCTGTTAATTCCAGAtgacattgaagagaaaccGGCGGACTGGGATGAGTCAATGCCTGTGATAGTACCGGACTCGAGCCGTGAAAGACCAGAATGGTGGGATGACGAGCACGATGGAGAATGGATTGCACCGATGATTGAAAACCCTGCTTGCGGAGAGATCTCGGGATGTGGCGAGTGGGAACCCAGTTTGATTGATAATCCAAACTACAAAGGTCCATGGGAACCACCATTGATTGAAAACCCCAACTACCAGGGCGTTTGGCAAGCTAAGAATATCAGAAACCCAAActattttgaagattcaGCTCCAGCGAAACTAGAAAATAAAATAGGCGCCATtgtctttgaattttggaGTGGTACCAGTAATTTACTAATTGACAACATTTACATCGGTAAACACATCGACGAGGCAGAGTTCCTGGGGAACAGCACTTTCGCCGCTAAGAGAGCACTACAAGATAAGCAAAACGAGCACAGACTCGGCGCTAAGAAACCACAATCACCTCCACCTACACTTGATGGATCGCCAAACTTTTACGACCAGGTTATTGATTTTATTTTAACACACGTCAGTCCCTCCACTGCTATTCTCACCATCATCACCACAATCATCGGACTACTAACCTTGGGGAAGCGTAAACCGCAACCACCTAAAAAAACCGAGACAAGAAAATCCGAATAA
- the PET117 gene encoding Pet117p (similar to Saccharomyces cerevisiae PET117 (YER058W); ancestral locus Anc_7.239): MSRASKITFALSCVFTASTVVGVHIVQGLERDTLHQGPIKDAQRVAARKQQRLAAEADPEKERQKLVNRSEHELQQELRKKYEAVQPLSGKVVTKDGEAIDDV, encoded by the coding sequence ATGAGTAGGGCTAGTAAAATTACTTTTGCCCTGTCGTGTGTCTTTACGGCCAGTACGGTGGTTGGAGTTCATATCGTGCAGGGATTAGAGCGTGATACTTTGCATCAGGGACCTATTAAGGATGCGCAACGAGTAGCAGCAAGGAAGCAGCAGAGGTTAGCTGCTGAGGCAGATCCCGAGAAGGAACGTCAAAAACTCGTTAATAGAAGTGAACATGAGTTGCAGCAGGAACTGCGGAAAAAATACGAGGCTGTTCAGCCGCTATCTGGGAAAGTTGTCACGAAGGATGGCGAAGCTATAGACGATGTGTAA
- the NEO1 gene encoding aminophospholipid-translocating P4-type ATPase NEO1 (similar to Saccharomyces cerevisiae NEO1 (YIL048W); ancestral locus Anc_7.234) has product MSYPAVPGSSIANKFDSASRQKNKSKDSFDLQFDDSLDAALDNLQINDLNHSGGPDHSWDSRSSIESFEMRTMNENEGTAAAIRKHSTTDSRPLLDGSRNSGSGNRNQIHNYSTDYRNANGLWAKLRSLFNGQSRLSKYRSTSGIELNDSHIDREIHPDTTPTYDRNKYPSNEISNAKYNAITFVPTLLYEQFKFFFNLYFLAVALSQAIPALRIGYLSSYVLPLAFVLTVTMLKEAMDDIQRRRRDSESNNELYAIINKSQLVPSKDLKVGDLIKMHKGARIPADCILLQSSEPSGEAFIKTDQLDGETDWKLRIACPLTQNLSQDDLLNKISITASAPEKSIHRFLGKVTYKSSSSNPLSVDNTLWANTVLASSGYCIACVVYTGADTRQAMNTTTPKVKTGLLELEINSISKILCACVFLLSISLVAFGGIQNADWYVDILRYLILFSTIIPVSLRVNLDLAKSVYAYQIEHDDAIPETVVRTSTIPEDLGRIEYLLSDKTGTLTQNDMQLRKIHLGTVSYTAETIDIVSDYIQTLDSSAPPSTSRRDISTRVRDMVVTLALCHNVTPTFEDEGLMYQAASPDEIAIVKFTESVGLSLFKRDRHSISLLHEHSGTTLNYDILQVFPFNSDTKRMGIIVHDKQKNEYWFLEKGADTVMAKIVERNDWLEEETGNMAREGLRTLVIGRKQLTHKSYEEFKKKYEEASVSMLNRDEQISNVVSEYLERNLELLGLTGVEDKLQKDVKASIELLRNAGIKIWMLTGDKVETARCVSISAKLISRGQYVHTITKQHDPHGALDKLEYLRINKNSCLIIDGESLGMYLQYYRKEFFEVAASVPAVIACRCTPQQKADVALVIRELTGKRVCCIGDGGNDVSMIQSADVGVGIVGKEGKQASLAADFSITQFCHLTELLLWHGRNSYKRSAKLAQFVMHRGLIIAICQAVYSICSSFEPIALYQGWLMVGYATCYTMAPVFSLTLDHDIDKPLTKTYPELYKDLTEGKSLSYKTFLVWVALSLFQGLVIQGSSQEFTSLDPQDFNKMVAISFSALVMNELVMVALEINTWNKVMVITEMSTLLLYIISVPFLGDYFDLKYMTKLMFLGATIFILAISVFPVWAAKAIHRKLNPPSYAKVQEFATV; this is encoded by the coding sequence ATGTCATATCCAGCGGTACCTGGATCCAGTATAGCAAATAAATTTGATTCAGCATCGCGACAGAAGAATAAGAGTAAAGATTCCTTTGACTTACAGTTCGACGATTCCCTTGACGCAGCTCTAGATAATTTACAGATCAACGACCTTAACCATAGCGGTGGACCAGATCATAGTTGGGACTCtcgaagctcaattgaaagctttgaaatgaGAACGATGAACGAAAATGAAGGAACTGCTGCAGCCATACGAAAACATTCTACCACTGATTCAAGACCTCTACTAGACGGTTCACGGAACTCTGGCTCTGGAAACCGAAATCAAATTCACAACTATTCTACCGATTATAGGAATGCTAATGGATTGTGGGCAAAATTAAGATCTCTATTCAATGGACAATCTAGGCTTAGTAAGTACCGATCAACCTCAGGAATTGAGCTTAATGACAGTCACATCGATAGAGAGATCCACCCCGATACAACACCAACTTATGATCGAAACAAGTATCCTAGTAATGAGATCTCAAATGCCAAATATAATGCAATCACCTTTGTGCCCACTTTATTGTATGAGCAGTTCaagtttttcttcaatttataCTTTCTGGCAGTAGCATTGTCACAAGCTATTCCGGCATTGAGGATAGGTTATCTATCTTCCTACGTGCTTCCCCTAGCCTTTGTCTTAACGGTGACTATGTTGAAGGAGGCAATGGATGACATACAGAGAAGAAGGCGCGACAGTGAATCTAATAACGAACTTTACGCTATAATAAACAAGTCCCAGTTGGTACCAAGCAAAGATTTAAAAGTTGGGGATCTAATTAAGATGCACAAGGGTGCACGTATTCCTGCCGATTGTATATTACTACAGTCAAGTGAACCTTCCGGTGAAgccttcatcaaaaccGATCAGCTTGATGGTGAGACAGATTGGAAACTGAGAATAGCATGTCCTCTAACACAAAATCTATCACAAGATGACCTACTGAACAAAATCAGTATCACTGCTTCTGCTCCAGAAAAATCCATCCATAGGTTCTTGGGTAAAGTGACTTACAAAAGCTCTTCCTCAAACCCTCTATCGGTAGATAATACCCTTTGGGCAAATACAGTGCTCGCTTCAAGCGGTTATTGCATTGCATGTGTTGTATATACTGGGGCGGATACAAGACAGGCGATGAACACCACAACGCCGAAAGTGAAAACAGGTTTACTTGAGCTAGAGATCAACAGCATTTCAAAAATACTTTGTGCCTGtgttttccttctttcCATCTCGCTAGTAGCTTTTGGTGGCATCCAAAATGCAGATTGGTATGTCGATATATTGAGGTACCTCATCTTGTTCTCTACGATCATTCCAGTTTCGCTTAGGGTGAACTTAGATCTGGCAAAATCGGTATATGCTTACCAGATCGAACATGACGATGCTATTCCAGAGACAGTCGTTAGAACCAGTACAATTCCAGAAGATTTGGGTCGCATTGAATATCTTCTCAGTGACAAAACAGGAACTTTGACGCAGAATGACATGCAACTGAGAAAAATTCACCTTGGGACAGTGTCGTACACAGCAGAAACTATCGATATCGTCTCCGACTATATTCAAACATTAGATTCGTCAGCACCACCATCGACATCGAGACGTGACATAAGTACTAGAGTACGTGATATGGTTGTTACTTTGGCACTTTGCCACAATGTGACTCCTAcgtttgaagatgaaggtCTGATGTATCAAGCAGCTTCTCCGGATGAGATTGCTATAGTCAAATTCACTGAGTCGGTTGGTCTATCtcttttcaagagagaCCGCCACTCTATAAGTTTACTTCATGAGCATTCAGGAACGACACTGAATTACGATATTCTACAGGTCTTCCCCTTCAATTCGGATACCAAGCGTATGGGTATAATTGTACATGATAAGCAAAAGAATGAGTACTGGTTCTTGGAAAAAGGTGCCGATACCGTCATGGCTAAGATTGTTGAAAGGAATGATTGgctggaagaagagacagGAAACATGGCCCGTGAGGGTTTGCGTACCTTGGTCATCGGTCGCAAACAGCTTACACATAAATCATACGAGGAGTTTAAAAAGAAATACGAAGAAGCATCAGTCTCGATGCTTAATAGAGACGAGCAGATCAGCAATGTGGTCAGTgagtatttggaaagaaatTTGGAACTATTGGGACTTACTGGTGTGGAAGACAAGCTACAGAAGGATGTCAAGGCATCTATCGAATTACTGAGAAATGCTGGGATTAAGATATGGATGTTGACTGGTGATAAAGTCGAAACAGCGCGCTGCGTGTCAATAAGTGCTAAGCTTATTTCTAGAGGACAATACGTGCATACGATAACTAAACAGCATGATCCTCACGGCGCTTTGGATAAATTAGAGTATCTGAGAATTAATAAGAATTCGTGCCTGATAATCGACGGAGAATCATTGGGAATGTATCTGCAATATTACAGAAAagagttctttgaagtgGCAGCAAGCGTTCCCGCAGTTATTGCTTGTAGGTGCACACCTCAACAAAAAGCTGATGTTGCACTTGTTATTCGCGAATTGACCGGTAAAAGAGTCTGTTGTATCGGTGACGGTGGTAACGACGTTTCTATGATTCAAAGTGCTGACGTCGGTGTGGGTATTGTCGGAAAAGAAGGTAAACAGGCTTCTTTGGCAGCTGATTTCTCGATTACACAGTTTTGTCATCTAACTGAGCTACTTTTATGGCATGGAAGAAACTCATACAAAAGGTCAGCCAAGTTGGCCCAGTTTGTGATGCACAGAGGGCTAATCATTGCCATCTGTCAAGCGGTTTATTCAATATGCTCCAGCTTCGAGCCCATCGCTTTGTACCAGGGATGGTTGATGGTTGGGTACGCAACCTGTTACACTATGGCGCCCGTTTTCTCTCTGACATTGGATCATGATATAGATAAGCCTCTGACAAAAACCTACCCTGAGCTTTATAAAGATTTGACGGAGGGCAAGAGTCTGTCTTATAAAACGTTCCTTGTTTGGGTAGCTCTATCACTGTTCCAAGGCCTTGTGATCCAAGGATCATCTCAAGAATTCACAAGTCTAGATCCTCAAGACTTTAACAAAATGGTAGCCATCAGCTTTAGCGCTTTGGTAATGAACGAGCTGGTCATGGTTGCTCTGGAAATCAATACATGGAATAAAGTCATGGTTATTACTGAAATGTCAACTTTACTTCTTTACATTATATCGGTACCATTCCTGGGAGACTATTTCGATTTGAAGTACATGACAAAATTGATGTTTTTGGGTGCAACTATATTCATTTTGGCAATCTCAGTGTTCCCGGTATGGGCTGCCAAAGCCATTCATCGTAAGCTGAACCCCCCTAGTTACGCAAAAGTTCAGGAGTTCGCTACGGTATGA
- the TDEL0H02060 gene encoding RidA family protein (similar to Saccharomyces cerevisiae HMF1 (YER057C) and MMF1 (YIL051C); ancestral locus Anc_7.238): protein MTTSYILHTLEKLDEIFNKTPNRRHNQEMFLRNNLLRSPIARKMATLTPVATKNAPPAAASYSQAMKANNLIFVSGQIPYTPENKPVEGSIADKAEQVFKNVRNILEASDSSFERVIKVNVFLADINNFAEFNKVYAKYFSTHKPARSCVAVAALPLNVDLEMEVIATENEKSASHL from the coding sequence ATGACAACCTCTTACATACTACACACACTTGAGAAATTAGATGAAATATTCAATAAGACTCCTAATAGGAGACACAACCAAGAGATGTTCTTGAGAAACAACCTACTTAGATCCCCAATTGCTAGAAAAATGGCTACCCTAACCCCAGTCGCTACCAAGAATGCCCCACCAGCTGCCGCTTCTTACTCCCAAGCCATGAAGGCCAAcaatttgatctttgtCTCTGGTCAAATCCCCTACACTCCAGAAAACAAGCCAGTGGAAGGTTCGATTGCCGACAAAGCTGAGCAAGTCTTCAAAAACGTTAGAAACATCCTTGAAGCCAGTGattcttcctttgaaagagtcaTCAAGGTCAATGTGTTCCTTGCAGACATCAACAACTTTGCCgaattcaacaaagttTACGCCAAGTACTTCAGCACTCACAAGCCAGCTAGATCCTGTGTTGCAGTTGCAGCCTTGCCATTGAACGTTGATTTGGAGATGGAAGTCATCGCTACCGAGAACGAGAAGTCCGCTTCTCATCTATAG
- the FCY2 gene encoding purine-cytosine permease (similar to Saccharomyces cerevisiae FCY2 (YER056C); ancestral locus Anc_7.236) — MSMPGKEDIEIQDFEKGLTHSQSSSSRWEIQQAEKKAVTTEAYSENDEDDQFVGGTAEVTQLSFLSRIAVKLNAETKGIEPVTDEEKTDDSVINAASMWFSANMVIAAYALGTLGPLIFELNFGTCVLVIVFFSILGLLSIAFFSVFGAEFGLRQMILSRFLLGNLTARVFALINVVACVGWAVVNTIASAQLLNMINPGSHQCPPWAGVLIIVGGTVMITFFGYRIIHAYEKWSWVPNFAVFLVIIACLAKNGSFSNGEWTSGPTTAGGVLSFGSAVYGFATGWTTYAADYTVYMPRNMNKYKIFFSLVFGLAFPLFFTMILGAASARATMNNPLWNQYYESDSVGGLTFAILVPESLHGFGQFCCVLLALSTIANNIPNMYTIALSAQATWEPFSKVPRIVWTLLGNGATIAIAIPAYYKFESFMSNFMNSIGYYLAIYTAISLSEHFIYRRGFKGYNIEEWDKWDKLPIGIAGCCALFVGAVGVAVGMCQTYWVGELGRKIGEFGGDIGFELGAGFAFVVYNIIRPLELKYIGR, encoded by the coding sequence ATGTCAATGCCTGGTAAAGAAGATATTGAAATACAGGATTTCGAGAAGGGCTTGACTCATTCtcagtcttcttcatctaGATGGGAGATTCAACAGgctgagaagaaagctgtTACAACTGAAGCTTACTCtgaaaatgatgaggatgatcAGTTTGTTGGTGGTACTGCTGAAGTAACGCAACTATCGTTCTTGAGCAGAATTGCAGTGAAACTGAATGCAGAGACTAAAGGTATTGAACCAGTTactgatgaagagaaaacTGATGATTCTGTTATAAATGCTGCTTCTATGTGGTTTTCGGCAAATATGGTGATTGCAGCTTATGCTTTGGGTACTTTGGGTCCATTGATCTTTGAACTGAATTTTGGTACTTGCGTTTTGGTTATTGTTTTCTTTAGTATCTTGGGTTTACTATCAAttgctttcttctctgtGTTCGGTGCAGAGTTTGGTTTAAGACAGATGATCTTGTCTCGTTTCCTGCTTGGGAATTTGACCGCCAGAGTTTTCGCACTGATTAATGTTGTGGCGTGTGTCGGTTGGGCAGTTGTTAATACCATTGCTTCGGCTCAATTGCTGAATATGATTAACCCGGGGAGTCATCAGTGTCCTCCTTGGGCCGGTGTCCTGATCATTGTCGGTGGTACAGTTATGATCACTTTCTTTGGCTATCGTATTATTCATGCTTACGAGAAATGGTCCTGGGTACCAAATTTCGCTGTCTTCCTAGTCATCATTGCCTGTTTGGCCAAGAACGGCTCCTTCTCCAACGGTGAATGGACTTCTGGTCCTACTACCGCTGGTGGTGTTCTTTCTTTCGGTTCTGCTGTCTACGGTTTTGCTACTGGTTGGACTACATATGCAGCTGATTACACCGTTTACATGCCAAGAAACATGAACAAATAcaagattttcttctccttggTGTTCGGTTTGGCCTTCCCATTGTTCTTTACTATGATCTTGGGTGCTGCGTCCGCTAGAGCGACTATGAACAATCCACTATGGAACCAATACTATGAAAGCGACTCCGTTGGTGGTTTAACTTTTGCCATCTTGGTGCCAGAATCTTTGCATGGATTTGGTCAATTTTGTTGTGTTCTGTTGGCTTTGTCCACTATCGCTAACAACATTCCAAACATGTATACCATTGCTCTATCAGCTCAAGCTACATGGGAACCATTTTCCAAAGTTCCAAGAATTGTGTGGACTTTACTAGGTAATGGTGCTACTATTGCCATTGCTATCCCAGCTTACTATAAATTCGAGAGTTTCATGTCCAACTTTATGAACTCCATTGGTTACTACCTAGCCATTTACACTGCTATCTCTTTGAGTGAGCACTTCATTTACAGACGTGGTTTCAAAGGCTATAACATTGAGGAATGGGACAAATGGGATAAACTACCGATTGGTATTGCAGGTTGTTGTGCACTATTTGTTGGTGCAGTAGGTGTTGCTGTCGGTATGTGCCAAACTTACTGGGTCGGTGAACTTGGCCGCAAGATTGGAGAATTCGGTGGTGACATTGGTTTTGAACTCGGTGCCGGTTTTGCATTCGTCGTTTACAACATCATAAGACCTCTAGAGTTGAAATACATCGGCCGTTAA
- the DFG10 gene encoding putative polyprenol reductase (similar to Saccharomyces cerevisiae DFG10 (YIL049W); ancestral locus Anc_7.235) codes for MDAEDSISRYVIIGYRLTFLVGLSSVAVANYLLPELLQYGKTFVPDNPHRKDAPLWQRLFYATVPKGRFAHFYYLSTFLSMINLYSYHGSPIAWLILFHSVRRAYETTYVSKYTPTSRMHWSHYVVGIWFYSVLNLMINIKLHQGAVSSALKPVPFLIFCFASWDQYKNHRILSRLVKYSLPTEGLFQIVCCPHYLDEVLIYASLIPYNWEFSWLLIWVFTNLSVSARENKNYYDHRFPKARVPQYAIIPLVL; via the coding sequence ATGGATGCTGAAGATTCAATTTCAAGGTACGTAATTATAGGTTACAGACTAACTTTCCTTGTTGGTTTAAGCTCAGTGGCAGTGGCCAATTATCTTTTACCGGAGCTCTTGCAATATGGAAAGACTTTTGTACCAGACAACCCACACAGAAAAGATGCACCATTGTGGCAAAGGCTGTTCTACGCAACGGTTCCAAAAGGTCGTTTTGCCCATTTTTACTACTTATCAACATTTTTGTCCATGATAAATTTATACAGTTATCATGGCTCTCCAATTGCTTGGCTAATACTATTCCATTCAGTTCGTCGGGCATACGAAACTACTTACGTTTCCAAATATACTCCAACTTCCAGAATGCATTGGTCACATTATGTCGTTGGTATATGGTTCTACTCAGTGCTCAACCTAATGATCAATATAAAGCTGCACCAAGGTGCTGTATCTTCAGCACTAAAACCAGTGCCATTTCTTATATTTTGTTTTGCCTCCTGGGATCAATACAAGAACCACCGAATTTTATCAAGATTGGTGAAATATTCCTTGCCAACAGAGGGACTCTTCCAAATAGTATGCTGTCCTCATTACCTCGATGAGGTATTGATTTACGCCTCGTTAATCCCATATAATTGGGAATTCAGCTGGCTACTGATCTGGGTATTTACAAATTTGAGCGTTTCAGCCCGGGAGAACAAAAATTATTACGACCACAGGTTCCCAAAGGCCAGAGTGCCCCAGTACGCCATTATACCTCTTGTATTGTAA
- the TDEL0H02070 gene encoding 60S ribosomal protein eL34 (similar to Saccharomyces cerevisiae RPL34A (YER056C-A) and RPL34B (YIL052C); ancestral locus Anc_7.237), translating to MAQRVTYRRRNPYNTRSNKIKVVKTPGGILRAQHVKKLASRPKCGDCGAALQGIATARPRQYATLSKTHKTVSRAYGGSRCANCVKERIVRAFLIEEQKIVKKVVKEQTEAAKKDASKSKKSSKKN from the exons atgGCTCAACGTGTTACttacagaagaagaaatccAT ACAACACCCGTTCCAACAAGATCAAGGTTGTTAAGACCCCAGGTGGTATCTTGCGTGCCCAACACGTCAAGAAGCTAGCTTCCAGACCAAAGTGTGGTGACTGTGGTGCAGCTCTACAAGGTATTGCTACCGCTAGACCAAGACAATACGCTACTCTATCCAAGACCCACAAGACCGTTTCCAGAGCTTACGGTGGTTCCAGATGTGCCAACTGTGTCAAGGAAAGAATCGTTagagctttcttgatcgAAGAACAAAAGATCGTTAAGAAGGTCGTTAAGGAGCAAACCGAAGCTGCCAAGAAGGATGCTTCCAAGTCCAAGAAGTCCAGCAAGAAGAACTAA